The genomic window GTTTTTAAACAATAAATTAAATCCTAAACTAAAGGCCTGATATTAAACTGATATTCATAAGACTTTTTCAATGCTTCGATTCTGAAACTAAAAATAATTATAATTCTATTAACAATTTTTTATTGCAAATCTAAATCATGAGAAATCACTGTTTTTGCACCGCTTGATGTATATGTATCATGTCACTTGCAATATTTCTCCTGAAACTTCCAAACTGTTCCAATTTTATATATAAAGTAAACGTATATTTTATATAATAATATACATTAAAAAAGAAAACATACGAAGTATTTATATATTCAAAAAATCAATAGTATATCAGGGGTTAGGTATAAAAATTTAGGAGGCAAAAAAGCTTATGATTGAAGTGGATGAGCTGACAGACTACCTAGATGAATACTTAGAAGAAAAACAAGAGGTAAAAAACTTAACGCAAGAAACCATCAGAAAACAAACATTCAATATATCTAAGTTCATAGAATATCTAGAAAATAAAGGAATCAATGAGTTAAATAGCAGTAACGTTAAAAAACAGTTGAGAGGATATCGTAGATACTGTTTAAAACAACGCGGAAATAAAAGAACTACTGTAAAAACATATATGATGAACATTCTGGAATTTATCAACTCAGAAGATGTTCAGGAAGAGATTCAGCATGAACCAATAAAAATGAAAGATATTATTGAAGTTAAGGCAGAAGATCCTGAAACTGCTAAAAAAAGAATTGAAAAAATCTCTCTAACATGGCCCCAATCTGATTTTTTCCTTGATACAATAAAAGAAAATGGCAACATTAGAGATTATGCAATATGCAGAACTTTTATTGATTCAGGGATGAGACTGAAAGAATTAGTTTTATTAAATAAAGATGATATTCAAGTTCCAATAGATGAAAACGGATTTTATATTTTGCCTCAGGACACTAATGAGTATATTGATGTTTATTTAAGGGCAGAAACAACAAAAGGGGAATTGAAGGACAGAACAACATTTATAACCTATGATACTCTTGTCAGTTTAAATGATATGATTAGAAACCGCATCACAAAACTTAGAAAAAATACCAATAATGTATACCGCCCAATTATACAGAGAAACAAGGCATTAGAAGAAGTAACTCGCGAAGAGCTGTTTACAAATATGAAAGGCAGCCGTATTGGAAAACGTGGAGTTCAGGATATTATAAAAAAACATGCCCGTGAGTGTGATGAGCGAATTGAAAATGAAGGAATTGACTGTTCACTTAATTATGGCAAAAGTGTCAGTGTTCATATTTTAAGACATACAGCATTATCCCATTATGCCGAGATATTGACTGTTGCTGAAGTTCAGTCAATTGCAGGCCATTCAAATTCACAAACTACAGACAAGTACATTCATATTGATCATGAGCAAATGAAACAAAAATTAAAGGTCAATTCTATGAAATTTAATAATTAATTGATTTTTAATTTTCAAACATTAAAATGATGTTTTTCGCTTTTAAAAATTATTAATTTTCATGAAATTTATTAAAAAATAAGAAATATTGTGAAACTATTATTTTTCATTAGCTTGATATATATGGAATTATTGATTTAGACCATTTTCTAAATATTACTTGGGTATTAATAGTAATATATGCATATTATCTATTATCCAAATTTACAGAAATAATATTAATATGTATTTTCCATATTTCCATATCAATATATTATATATACAATATGAACTAGATTGAAATTGATATAATACATAAATATCAATTATAGGTATTAATAGTAGTTATACTATAATACATATTTAGGTATAACATGCGGAAATTCTATTCCGACTAAAGTAATATTAAAACAGGGAAATTTTAAATACAAATAAATAGTTTGAAGCATTATTTTCAATAAATTAACTGCATACATAAGTATTTTATTTATTAAAGCATTTATAATCTTGTTTTAAATTTATGTCACTTATCAATTTTGAATTAACAAAAATAGGCCAGTTTAATTCAAAAAATTAATAAAATTTATTAAATTTTATAAAAAAATACAATGTTTAAATTAAAAACCCAATAAAATTTTTATTCCAATCAATATAAGAATTACTCCTCCAAGAATCTGGAACTTACCACCGGCAAAACGGCCAATTTTTTTGCCAATAAACACCCCAGTAATACTGAATATAAATGCTACAATACCAATAATAATAGCAGATATCATAATCGGATCTTTTAAAAGAGCAATTGCTATTCCGACTGCAAAAGCGTCAATACTTGTTGCGATTGCAAGTAACGTAACTTCTTTAAATGAGAACTCATCGCTGATTTCTTCATCATTGTCTGATAAGCTTTCACGAATCATGTTTAATCCAATAGCCAAAAGTAAAATAAAACCAATAACTGAAGTTAATGCTTCAACAACAGAAGCTATTGCAGTACCGCAGAAATATCCTAAAATCGGCATTAATGCCTGAAAACCACCAAAAAATAAGCCGTAATAGAAAATTTGTGAGTTATTTAGATTTTTTTGAGTGAAACCTTTTGTTATAGATACGCTAAAAGCATCCATTGCAAGAGCAACAGCAATTAATGAAACAGAAACAATATTAAAGGACATTACACTAAATTATATTTATTATTTTATATAAATTTATTCTAGACCATCTAAGCTTCTCCTTTAAAAAAATAAGTGATTTTGGTTTTAACTTAATTATTTTAGTGTGGCTTTCTTTTATTTTCTTAGGAAAGTCTGGTTAAATCGAATTTTAATTTATTTCACTATTCAATTCAATTTTTTTATCAATATCCTGAAGAATATTTACTAAAAAGTCTTGTTTTTCTCAAGAGGGTAAAGAAAATTCCATACTTCCATACATCTTTGCATTAATTTTTGGCCTGGTGTTGCCGGTGCGCATTGAATTTATCCTAGTGTTATACTCTTGTGATAATACATAATATTTCATGAATTTTTGATTAGTTTTTTTAGGATCAAAACTAAATTTAATTAAAAATCCATCATAAACTAATTCATTATCATTTTTATTGTATTAAATATACTTTATTGATATTCATTTTATTGACATAAACAATATTTAAATTCGGGATTTCAATCATCTGCAACCTTCTAAATCATTTGTGATTTTTAATTTATGTTATTATAGGTTAAATTTAACATGAATTTTCAGTATTGATTAAATTAAGTTAATATTCAATTAATGATTCCAGAAATGCTGCTTTTTCAGATAGATATTCATCAATTAATGATTCCAAAAATGCAGTTTCCTCATCCAAATATTCTTCAATTAAGTTTTCCATATGGTTTTCATCTTTAAATTCATTTGCTGATTCGAAATGATTATTACCTTCATCAGAGATAAATTCCGGTTCATAGACCTGATTACAGGAATAATCATCAATCTCATCAAATTCCAAATATTTAATTCCATTTAAATTTTCATCGACCCCTTCAGGATAATCATAATCCTTGATTTTATTAAAAGAATCGTTATTTAAAATATATCCCAAAGTACTATTACCCTCATATGCGAATTCCATAGAATTGTGATCATATTCCTCAAAGTTCATAAAATCAAATTCTAACTCCTCATAGAAATTAAAATCATTCTCACAGTCAAAGTCATGATTTTCATCATATGATTCAATCAAGATATCTAATGTGTCTTTTTTGAAAATTTCCTCATCAAAATTGTTAAAAAATTCAATTTCATACTCTTCCCTTTCTTTGATTAATTGCATTTCACCTAACCTTTCAAACATATATTCTCACATCCAATATAAAACATCTTTTTGATTTAATACTACAATAATTGACCATTAATAGGAATATGGATTATCCCCACCAGTTGCTTAAAACTAATAAAATCGACATATGAAGATGGATAGTAACATGAATCGGATAAACAATATAATTTCTGATTAAATCATCAGTTCCGAAGGATAATTCGGATTTATGTAAATTATTTGTTTTTTTTAATTGAATATCAGTTCCGCTAATGGTGATAGCCTCCTTTGATGGTTAATACATGGTGTTGATGTATTAGTAACTATTACTTTAATGTAGTATATATAGTTTTTGGTCAGATATAGATACTGAGAAATAAAATAGTGATTCTTCAGATTAAAAAAAAGAAGGATACTCAATTAAAATGATTGAGTACCGCTGGATGGAGTTAATGAAACGCTTGTTGAGTCTAAAAGATTACCTGAAGTATCATATAAATTGATCTCAGCATAGTCAGGATAATATTTGTATGAGTCTGCACTGCTTACTTTAATGTAACCTGAAGAATCAACAGTTTTAGGAACCATATTGCCATTATTTAAGCTTGATCCGTCTCTTGAATATTTAATTTGGATTTTTACCTTTTCCCCGGAATGTTGTGAACCAACATAAATACTTGCATAGGTCTTATCAGACAGCTTGCTGCCTGTTGAAAATGAACCTCCAAGTATGCTCATCGCAGTTGTTGTTGGAGCAGAGCTAACCTGTGATGATGGCTGGGAGGGGCTGGACTGAATCGGAGATGAAGCGTTATTTGCTGAAGTCGAATCGTGACCTTGACTTGCCCATCCAATGTATGCAAATGCACCTGCAAGAGCAAGCGCAATAATAATCAGTGCAACAATTATATACTTGGTAGTGTTGCTGCTATTTGATTTTTCTTCACTGATTGAATTAATAATATTTTTATGACTAATCTCTTTCTTTTTTAAGGGAGTTCCGCACTTTTTACAAAATTTTGCCGAATCCTTATTTTCACTTTTACAATTAGGACAATACATTTTTAAATACCACCCGCATAATTAAATAGCTGATTAACAATATGTTATTCACAATATTAAAAATTATTTATTATACGCTCTGAAATTTTCAATGAAGTTTTCAAGTTCTTCAAGTATTTGTGTTAGACTGATAATCGGTTTATATGTCAAAAGAGAGTGGAGTGTAATTAAAAATGGAATGGCTTCACCTGAATGGATATTGTCAAAGTCCAGTTCCTGATAAGTTATTTTGAAATTGCCGTTTTCCTGCTGGTCTATGGTAAGTCCTGCTGGAATAAAATCAATCTCACTTTTTTCGATTAAAACCTCCAGATCTTTTGTACCTTCCAATATGTCTTTAAATTCTATTTTTTCTTTGGTCAATAAAGGAGTTACAAAATCAAATCTAATATTATAGTCATATTTGGAATATCTGTTTCTAAAATAGTTGTCAACAATCAAATAATTGATAAAGAGCTCATGGTTTAAAACCGAATACTTTTTATTATTTAAAATAAATTCCATGATAATTATTAAGTAAAAAATAGTATAAAAAACTAGCTTTAATAAAAGCTAGTCTTTCTGCGGAGTATATTTTCTGATTGAAATCTGTTTGAATTTTTTAATAAAGAATTTGGCCCAGAGATATCCGACTGTTCCTCCAACAAAACAACCGAATACAACACCTGCATATATTCCTTCCACTCCCCATCCGAAAGTGAAACCGAACAGGTATGCAAATACACTTTCAAGGATTAATGACCTTAGAAGAGTAATTATTAGTGAGTATGTTCCTTTTCCAACTCCCTGAAACATCATTGAAGACATTATACCGTGAGGAATAGCTATTAAAAACAGACTCAATACAGATATTGCTGTTGCAATTTCAGCAGATAGGCTTGCACTGGCTGCTGTATATGAAAATATCACTGCAATCTGCTTGGAGAATATAACCATCAATATTCCAATTATGATTGAAACTATAAAACCGACTTTAATTGAGTATGAGTGTGCTGTTTTTAAATTTTCATGATTATGGGCTCCGTATGCAACACCGGCAACAGTCAGAACTGCAGTTCCAAGACCTATTAACGGAATGCTGGCAAGCTGTATGATTCTCATTGATGCAGTATATACTGCTACAGCTGTTGTTCCGTCTGCAATAACAAGCATACTATTAACTATCATCGCAAGAGCTGAAATTACTATGTTTTCAAGAGTGGAAGGCACTGTAACCTGAAGAATATCTATCATTAAACTTCTTTGATATTTGAAGTTTTTAAGGGATAAGTCAAGATACAGGTCTTTTTTACCCCATATCCAATAGCTCATAACTATACAGGACAGGGATGCTGATATTACAGTTGCCCATGCAGCACCTGCAATTCCAAAGCCCAATACATAAATAAAAATCGGGTCCAGAATAATATTCATTATTGCAGTTACGGCAATAGCTATTGTTGCTCTTTTCATGTCTCCTTCTGATCTGAATATTGCAGATGCAACTCCAGAATATACAAATACGAATAAAAATCCAAAGACAATGTAACTGTAGTCAAGGGCATATCCGATTGTACTTCCGGCTCCCATAAACTGTAAAATCGGAACCATTAAAATTTCAATTAAAACAGTAAAGACAACAGACACTACTACCGCCAATAAGATAGCATGCAAACCTGCATTGTTAGCCTGTTTGAAATCTCCAGCACCGATGTTTCTTGCAATTAAAGAGTTTGCCCCGGCACCAATACCATTTCCAAGTCCGACTAAAATCATAAACAATGGTGTAATAAATCCGATTGCTGCAAGAGCATCGGCTCCCAGACCTGCTACCCATACGCTGTCTGCAAGGTTATACATCATAATAAGAAGCATTGAAAGCATCATTGGAAGTGCAAGTTTTGTAATTGCCTTTTTGGGGTCTCCCGTAATCATTTCAATATTTTTACTTTTATTTTCACTCAATATTTAACCTCCCTTTCATTAATTTCTATTGTTCTTATTGCAATTTCTTTTAAGTTTCTTTTAAGTTCATCTTTTTTAACTGATTCTTCATTAAATACTTCTTCTTCCCAATCGTTTAGAAGAATTATGCACTTGTTTAAAGTATCTTTTCCTTTTTCAGTTAGAGAAACCTTATTCTGACGTCTGTTGTCTGTGTCGATTTCCCTTACAACCAATCCGTCATCTTCTAATTTTTTAATGGATCTTGCAACTGCCCCTTTATTGATATTGCATCTTGAGGCAATTTTTTCCTGGTTGGTATTGCACTGATGTGATATTTCAAATAGCAAACCAAGCTGTGTTGAGTTGATTCCAAACTCCTCCAACTTATCCTTTAGATAAATTGTCTGACCTCTAAAAATAATTGAAATTAGTTTGTTAAAAGGAATTTTTGAAGAATCGATTGTTTTTAATTCTTCGCTAATCATAATTTTTCCAAAAATCATTTCATAATTGTAGTAATACTACCTTCAGTAAAAAAACATAATTTAAATGAAATATCTAAAATATTTCAGAATTGTAAATATTTAAATCAGATTAAATTTTACAATGATATATTATGAGTTCATTGTATATAAATGTTTCACTGACAACAATTGCAATTGCAACAATTAAATTGAATAATCATCAAATTGGCCTAAAATCAATTATGAATTATTAAATCTGCTTTCACAATACTTATTAATCTAAAAATAGAATAAATAATCTTATGAATAAAGTTAAGATTGCAAAAACAATATCCACCTTAACAAACCCTCCAATCATTTGCATACCATTATTTATGATAATATCTCTTGTATTGTCATTTGAAAACCGACTTTTCAGCCTTCAGAAATTTATAACACTTGAGCTGATTTCCATTATTTTTGCTTCACTTATGCCGATGGTGATAATACTGTTTTGGGCTAAAAAATTAAATACAGACAGAGATATTTCAAACCGCCAGGACCGCTTTACACCACTGATTGTTGGAATAGTTTCCTATTTCATCGGTTTTTTAACTTTACTTATACTGAATGTTGACAATTTTTTAACAGCACTGCTTCTGTGTTATTCAATAAATACAGGTGTTGTTCTGCTTATAACATTTAAATGGAAAATAAGCGTTCACACAACCGGATTGTCAGGTCCTGTTGCTGCATTAATACTGCTTTTAGGTCCTGTTGGCGCATTGTTTGGAATAATCTATCCGCTCTTAATCTGGTCTCGGGTAATATTAAACAAACACACTTTAGCACAGGCAATCTCAGGAGGAGTTCAGGGTTTCTTCTTAACAGTTTTAGAAATGCATCTGTTTATTTGGCTGTTTAAATTCAATGTGGTGGGCATGACTCCACTTATCATGTGCATTTACTATATATTCGCCATCATATTTACGCCAGCACTTTTAGGATTATTGTCATATAGGGATATTTCAAATAAAAGAACTGCATTTATTGTTTTTGAAATCATCGGATTTGCAATATTTCTAGCATTTATGCCTTTGGATGCTGTGTTTATCTATATTTTAATTTCACTGACATTCATACTGGTTAGTTTTTATGGAGGTGATGATTTTTCCTGGTTTAAAGTTTTAAAGTCATCATAGTCTTTTGATTTTATAATGTCTAGGAAAAATTTTTTCTTTACAGGCCCTAAATTATCAATATAGTCCTGATAATAAGGACCCTCTTTAATTTCACAATAGTCTTTTTTAATTAACTCGTAAAGAGGAATCTTATAATTTTCTTTAATGTCTCTTAAAGCAAACCTTGGACCATTGATTTTATAGGCAAGCAGGTCAAATTTGTATGCATCATACCATCCATTTTCAATAAATATTCTAAACAATTCCCGACCTGCCGGAACAGTATCCAAAAATTTCCAGTCAACAACATGAGTAATTGACTCTGCATGCTTTCTTCTGTAATACAGGCATTTTTTAATAATTGAAATTTTTTCTGCCTTAAGCAAAACATAATAGAAAAACGGCATGTCCTCAAAGAAAATCCCCTCTGGAAATCGGGCATCAATACCTCTTAAAAAAGAGGCATTATAAATTTTTTGACACACCCCAACAGACAAATCAAAAATAGAACCTTTAAAATCAGCAATATTGAAAACAGTATTTTCATAAGACTCATCAAATATTTTCAAGCTGAACCAGTCATTTTCGTATTTCCTTCCAGTATCATTGTCATAATTAATCATCTGATAAAATGTAAAATCAGTATCTTTGCTTTTAGCTTCAGCATATGCAATTTCTAAAGCGTTTCGAGAATACCAGTCATCCCCGTCAAGATACATTATATATTCCCCCTGAGCAATATCCAATGCATTATTTCTGCATGCTCCCGGACCCCTATTTTTCTGATTAATCAGCTTAATCCTTGAATCTTTAAAGCTATTGATAATATTTAATGTATTGTCTGAAGATCCATCATTAACAATAATCAGTTCAAAATCAGTTAATGTCTGATTTAAAATACTTCTAATTGCATTTTCAATGTATTTTTCTTCATTAAAAGCAGCAAGAATAACAGATACTTTTGTCATGAATGAAGATTTGTTTTAAAAACATATAATTATATGTTTTAAATTATAAAAATAAACAATCAGATGTGATTATATGAGTTTTACGAAAAAAGAATTAATCGATTTAGCCGAATCAGCAGATGAAACTAATAAATGGATAAAGGAATTTTGTTTAAGTAATATTTCAGATGCAGATAAGATTGATGTATTGAAAACTTCCCAGATAACTTTGAAAAATTATAATGGGAAATATGAGGTTTTCGCAAATCTGATTAATTCCAAAAAGCACATTCCCGCTTTAAAATTGTCAAAATTATTGGCTCAAAGCTTTCCAGAATCCAAGGAAGATATAAGAAAGATTATTAAAAATAAAGAGCTTAACTTTGTATTTGATGATTTGCTCATTGAGCCTGGCGGAACTTCAATAGCAGTAGTGACAAGAGCAAATAATCTTGTAAAAAGAGGATACAGAATCAACCTGTTAAGTTTTAATGATATTCAGGATTATGATGAAATAAGAAGCTTTTACTACAACACTCTGAACATATCAAAAGATATTAATTTCATAAATATGTATGAATACTTCTCCAATAAAAACACATTCACATCCCACTCTAAAAAGGAATCAATTGACAGTGAAAAGTTTATTGTTCAAGAAACCAGAAACCCCGACACATCCATAACCTATGATTATTATGATAAAAAGGATTCTTCATTGAAAATCAAAAGTGAATTATTTGTAAAAGGAGTGCCGGTTTTAAGAACAACTTACAAACCATTAAAACATGAATATTTCACTCCTGACGGTTTTAATTATTTAACTGAAATTAAAAAAGGCAGATTAAGAAAATTCTATTTAAATGATAGAAAATCCCTAACAACAATCAAATTTGAAACATTTGACCATCTGTTATGTCATTTTTTAGAGGAATTTTGTAAAATTGCGGATGATAAGCCTTTTATAGTTTTTGACAAGATTTTCGGTTCATATAGTATCGAACATGTTGACTCAGATGAATCTCTTAAAATAGCGTCAATTCATGGAAATCCTTATTTCAGATGGGATAAACCTGAAATTGGCCCCAACAGATCAGTAAATAAATATATTACTCATTTCAGAACAATTGATGATTACAGGGCATTTGTGGTTTTAACAGATTCTGCAAAAGATGACTTATTAAAGGATACTGATTATAAAAAATACGTCACAATTCCCAATCTCATTTCAGAGGATAAGTTTGAATATGAACCTGTTGAAAAGGATTTAAGAAAAATAAGTCTTTTCGCCAGAGTAGCAGTAAGTAAAAACATATCCGATTCAATTAAAGCATTTAAAATAGTGGCTGAAAAATATGATGATGCTGTATTGGACATCTACGGACGGGAAACTCCCTCTGAGAGAAAAAGGTTAGACAATCTTATTCGAGAACTTGATATTGAAGGAAAAGTTATTTTCCATAGTTTTGTTTCTAATGTGGATTTTGAAATGAGAAAATCATTATGCACTGTTTTAACCTCATTTTATGAAGGTTTGCCAATGGTTGTTTTAGAATCTATGGCTAATTCAACCCCATTGGTATCCTATGACATTAATTATGGTCCCAGAGATATCATTACAAACAATGTTGATGGACTTATTGTTGACTACGGAGATTATGAAGCCCTTGCCAACAATATTATTGACTTAATGGATAATCCGAAAAAAGCTATTGATATGGGTCTAAAAGGAAAGGAGAAAATTAAAAATAACTATTCTGCAGATATTGTCTGTGAAAAATGGGAAGATTTGTTCATTGATGTTTATGTAAAAAGTAAAATTGATGATTTTGAACGTCTGTTTATTGAAGAAAACAAAAATAAGCAACTTAAAAAAGAAAATAGTGCCTTAAAAAGGAAATTCAAAAAGTTTAAAAAGGAAGTCTTTAATTCAACAAGCTGGAAGATAACCCGACCTTTAAGATCAATGACAAACATTTTAAGAAAATTATTTTCTAAAAAATGAAAAGAGTTTTCTGAGAGGCTCTGTAAGTTTCCAACTGTTAGAAGACAATATTTCTTTATTTTCTCTTTTTAGTTTTTTATTTGACTTATTTAAGCTATCAACTTTTAATTTATGTCTATTGGTTAGGCTGTATTGACTGCCTATTATTTTATTTAACTGGTTGATTCTTTTTTCATAAAAACTATCATCAAAAGAATATTCGCTGTCAGCGTAACCATAATCCTCCAGAATTTTTAATAAAACATCACGGGACTGCCTATAATCGCTAATTGATG from Methanobrevibacter sp. includes these protein-coding regions:
- a CDS encoding MarR family winged helix-turn-helix transcriptional regulator codes for the protein MISEELKTIDSSKIPFNKLISIIFRGQTIYLKDKLEEFGINSTQLGLLFEISHQCNTNQEKIASRCNINKGAVARSIKKLEDDGLVVREIDTDNRRQNKVSLTEKGKDTLNKCIILLNDWEEEVFNEESVKKDELKRNLKEIAIRTIEINEREVKY
- a CDS encoding glycosyltransferase family 2 protein, with the protein product MTKVSVILAAFNEEKYIENAIRSILNQTLTDFELIIVNDGSSDNTLNIINSFKDSRIKLINQKNRGPGACRNNALDIAQGEYIMYLDGDDWYSRNALEIAYAEAKSKDTDFTFYQMINYDNDTGRKYENDWFSLKIFDESYENTVFNIADFKGSIFDLSVGVCQKIYNASFLRGIDARFPEGIFFEDMPFFYYVLLKAEKISIIKKCLYYRRKHAESITHVVDWKFLDTVPAGRELFRIFIENGWYDAYKFDLLAYKINGPRFALRDIKENYKIPLYELIKKDYCEIKEGPYYQDYIDNLGPVKKKFFLDIIKSKDYDDFKTLNQEKSSPP
- a CDS encoding tyrosine-type recombinase/integrase, which codes for MIEVDELTDYLDEYLEEKQEVKNLTQETIRKQTFNISKFIEYLENKGINELNSSNVKKQLRGYRRYCLKQRGNKRTTVKTYMMNILEFINSEDVQEEIQHEPIKMKDIIEVKAEDPETAKKRIEKISLTWPQSDFFLDTIKENGNIRDYAICRTFIDSGMRLKELVLLNKDDIQVPIDENGFYILPQDTNEYIDVYLRAETTKGELKDRTTFITYDTLVSLNDMIRNRITKLRKNTNNVYRPIIQRNKALEEVTREELFTNMKGSRIGKRGVQDIIKKHARECDERIENEGIDCSLNYGKSVSVHILRHTALSHYAEILTVAEVQSIAGHSNSQTTDKYIHIDHEQMKQKLKVNSMKFNN
- a CDS encoding glycosyltransferase produces the protein MSFTKKELIDLAESADETNKWIKEFCLSNISDADKIDVLKTSQITLKNYNGKYEVFANLINSKKHIPALKLSKLLAQSFPESKEDIRKIIKNKELNFVFDDLLIEPGGTSIAVVTRANNLVKRGYRINLLSFNDIQDYDEIRSFYYNTLNISKDINFINMYEYFSNKNTFTSHSKKESIDSEKFIVQETRNPDTSITYDYYDKKDSSLKIKSELFVKGVPVLRTTYKPLKHEYFTPDGFNYLTEIKKGRLRKFYLNDRKSLTTIKFETFDHLLCHFLEEFCKIADDKPFIVFDKIFGSYSIEHVDSDESLKIASIHGNPYFRWDKPEIGPNRSVNKYITHFRTIDDYRAFVVLTDSAKDDLLKDTDYKKYVTIPNLISEDKFEYEPVEKDLRKISLFARVAVSKNISDSIKAFKIVAEKYDDAVLDIYGRETPSERKRLDNLIRELDIEGKVIFHSFVSNVDFEMRKSLCTVLTSFYEGLPMVVLESMANSTPLVSYDINYGPRDIITNNVDGLIVDYGDYEALANNIIDLMDNPKKAIDMGLKGKEKIKNNYSADIVCEKWEDLFIDVYVKSKIDDFERLFIEENKNKQLKKENSALKRKFKKFKKEVFNSTSWKITRPLRSMTNILRKLFSKK
- a CDS encoding zinc ribbon domain-containing protein — protein: MYCPNCKSENKDSAKFCKKCGTPLKKKEISHKNIINSISEEKSNSSNTTKYIIVALIIIALALAGAFAYIGWASQGHDSTSANNASSPIQSSPSQPSSQVSSAPTTTAMSILGGSFSTGSKLSDKTYASIYVGSQHSGEKVKIQIKYSRDGSSLNNGNMVPKTVDSSGYIKVSSADSYKYYPDYAEINLYDTSGNLLDSTSVSLTPSSGTQSF
- a CDS encoding MATE family efflux transporter, whose protein sequence is MITGDPKKAITKLALPMMLSMLLIMMYNLADSVWVAGLGADALAAIGFITPLFMILVGLGNGIGAGANSLIARNIGAGDFKQANNAGLHAILLAVVVSVVFTVLIEILMVPILQFMGAGSTIGYALDYSYIVFGFLFVFVYSGVASAIFRSEGDMKRATIAIAVTAIMNIILDPIFIYVLGFGIAGAAWATVISASLSCIVMSYWIWGKKDLYLDLSLKNFKYQRSLMIDILQVTVPSTLENIVISALAMIVNSMLVIADGTTAVAVYTASMRIIQLASIPLIGLGTAVLTVAGVAYGAHNHENLKTAHSYSIKVGFIVSIIIGILMVIFSKQIAVIFSYTAASASLSAEIATAISVLSLFLIAIPHGIMSSMMFQGVGKGTYSLIITLLRSLILESVFAYLFGFTFGWGVEGIYAGVVFGCFVGGTVGYLWAKFFIKKFKQISIRKYTPQKD
- a CDS encoding manganese efflux pump MntP family protein codes for the protein MSFNIVSVSLIAVALAMDAFSVSITKGFTQKNLNNSQIFYYGLFFGGFQALMPILGYFCGTAIASVVEALTSVIGFILLLAIGLNMIRESLSDNDEEISDEFSFKEVTLLAIATSIDAFAVGIAIALLKDPIMISAIIIGIVAFIFSITGVFIGKKIGRFAGGKFQILGGVILILIGIKILLGF